The segment AGGCCAACCCGAACACCCTCGTCGTGGTCGAGCAATACAAGGACAAGGAGTCTCTGAAGTTCCACTCGTCGACGCCCTACCTGAAAGAGTTCTTTGAAAAGAGCGCTTCATTCACCAGAGGAAAGTCGGACGTCGCCATTATGGAAGAGATAGA is part of the Syntrophorhabdus sp. genome and harbors:
- a CDS encoding antibiotic biosynthesis monooxygenase, yielding MVTLIARLPIVEGKMDEALAAFKALMSEVAKEGGTVLYSLNVEKANPNTLVVVEQYKDKESLKFHSSTPYLKEFFEKSASFTRGKSDVAIMEEIDRV